In the Triticum aestivum cultivar Chinese Spring chromosome 2B, IWGSC CS RefSeq v2.1, whole genome shotgun sequence genome, gactgatgcctccgtccataaggactcgtgtttgctggcaggctatttagccaatgTCGCGCCGGTCCCttcagttttagtgggaggtactttatGGTGTgcagatcatccccgcgggccatgtgaatgtggacgaagaaatcttctatccatattgcggggtctgtagtgccgtcatatgattcaatgttcacgggtttaaacccttttgggaattcatgatccattacttcatcagtgaagcatagggggtgtgcggcgcctctatgccgggctacatcacgacgcagttcatatgagtctggtctgttgtattcggcctagccggatttgtttttagtatatccagcgtgacggtcatcatcacgcgttggggcatgcccccgtgatccttagatcgatcttggttgtcctgctttgtttttcaatctatctcgcaggtcatgcgtggagccccgggccttcgtgtttttgcttgCTTGGcgccggggtgcgggctggacttcaggctgatatgccgctttgtctcgaccacgaggtggccggtcagccgcattgtacgctGGTACTGTAGGCTTTAATGcatcctcctcgagttgaggtagcaacataCGCTTTGGGTAAggtttggttgggcgctcgagtccgtattcctcgaccgccaggacctcagtccatctattagttaggaggtcttgatcagcttgaagctgatgctgcattttcttcaggctttttgcagtgtctataagccggcgcttgaagcgctccttctcgacgggatcctcaggcacaataaattcttcgtcaccaaggctcacttcgtctttggagaggggcatgcaattgtcatcctctgattctccatatgTTGCATGTTCCTTAGgtctagcttgcccatcctcccgctcggcctgctcgaagcctggctgggcgggattgttttcgtcttcggcaccatccggattgctattatctcttgtgctggtatcgctatttttgctatggcgggacttagagcggcgcctatgacgtcggtgcttagattgcttctcaaggggattatcctccgttgcctcatcgccatccccttctttgggtgtgtccaccatatatatatatatatatatatatatatatatatatatatatatatatatatatatatatatcatatgatgaggtggctgtccagcgccctgtgggcggtggttcttgttcttctcctgcatcgtcgtccataccgtcgatgtcttcggagtcaaagtcaatcatgtcggttaaatcatcgacagtggctattaagtgggtggtaggtggggaacgaatttcctcgttgtccgcttcccacttcagccggacatagtttggccaagagtctcctgatagggagagagattttagtgaatttagcacatcgcccaagggtgagtggtgaaagatatcagcggaggtaaactccatgatcggtgcccaatcagattcgataggcacggatgcgtaggattcggagcctatggccggagacgaatccgagggtccgatgacacaggcctcatCGGAGGCGAGGTCTATGTTCGGCTCAATTgccaatgagtgtgcggcctctgtggcgaGGTCCATCTACCcttcctcggatggcacgatctgctctggattaagggtcggggcagccgcaggtgtgatctcccgagtagcgtccgacggcagatctaagtcatgcttgtcgtgactgttcggcgcacccggcatgggctcgaatccatcaaagatcaagtctccgcggatgtcggtggtgtagttcaagcttccaaacctggccttatggccaggggcgtagctattgatctgctccagatggccaagcgaattggcccacagtacgaagccgccaaatacgaaggtttgtccggggaggaaaatatcacactggatcgcatcattggagatgattgaaggagccatcaagccttatcgtgacgacacagtggaactctcaatgaaagcaccaatgtcggtgtcaaaaccggcggatctcgggtaggggttcccgaactatgcgtctaaggctaatggtaacaggaggcgggggacacaatgtttacccaggttcgggccctctcgatggaggtaataccctacttcctgcttgattgatcttgatgatatgagtattacaagagttgatctaccacgagatcgtagaggctaaaccctagaagctagcccatgattctgattgttgttgtcctatggactaaaccctccggtttatatagacaccggagggggctagggttacacagagtcggttacagagaaggagatctacatatccaaattgccaagcttgccttccacgcaaaggagagtcccatccgacacgggacgaagtcttcaatcttgtatctttatagtccaacagtccggccaaggtatatagtccggctgtccgaggaccccctaatccaggactccctcagctggcgCGAAGCAAGCCCCACCTAGACCGAACCAACCAGACCCGCAGGGGGAAGGACGCTGACAAGGAGACCTGCTTAGGCCCGACGCGTGTTACGAAAACCACCCGTCATGGACCCTCATGGAAAACCGGTCACGTGTCGGGTGGCCGCGAGCACGCCAGAGAGCCGACCACGCAAAGTCGAAGTGAAACAGGTGGCGCGGAGGGCCTTCTCGCCCGTGAAGGCTCCTAGGAAGTGGGCACTCCATCATCCTTTATATGAGTAATTTATCATTAGACTTCCGTGATCTGATGGATTTGTAAGGAACAACTGGATGATTTCTTCTTTCACACTATGTTTTCTTGgatgaactctctctctctctctctctctctctctctctctctctctctctctctcggcttgATATCTTATCATCCCGTCCCACACCTCCATCTTCTCTCTCGAAACAGGTTTCTCCCTACTTTATATATAGAGAAAACACACAATAGAGTACACGTCCGAACGATACATAGTGATGGGGAACCCTCAAACAACGCCAATCCCAAGATCACCGGATCACGCGACGCTCGCAACAACGCAATCGAAATAGAGAACAGGCAAAACTGAGTACAACGCCACACTACACCCTACACCACCTACACTCCACAACAACGCCCCAAGAGGGATAATGATGTGAAGCAACGCTGTTACTGAGTCCATGATGCACAAAGGTTTTCACCCGGAACCAAACACATGAGAAGCCAACAACAACATCTTCAAGAAGATAATGGTGCCCGCAGGTGtcaccatcgttggtgatcaaatACAGAGCTTTCGCTCGATACCTCACCCGTGCGACCACGAGGTCTTGACGGTAAGACTGACAAGTTCAGATCCCCAGATCCGGATCGGGGCGCCGTCGCTGCAAGAGGAAAAGCACGCCCGAGTTACCTGCCGCCATAGCTGTCGCCGCCCACACAACCAAGAGACATAGAAACCACCACCACCATGTGCCCGCTGGAGAGCCATGGGGACTGccttccagggccgccgccccagcatccaagCCCCCAGACCCCGCCAACCGCTCGCTTCACAAAGCGCAAAGTGCAACAGGAAAAGCCTGACATCAACCACTGACTCAGGGTCAATGCCACCAACGCAGGGGCGCCAACACCCATAATCCCCCAAAATCCCAGTGGACCGGGGGACATTACCCTGTGACTACCGACGGCCGTCGCGGAGACCCAGCACAAGACACCAAAGTCTGCGGTTAGACGCACCGATCCGTCTGCCGGCACCACAGAGTCCCACTCACCACTGCCACAGACCACCACCAACGCCATAACGCGAAGACGCCTCCCCAACCAACCGCAAACACCCACCTTGGCATGACCAAAAGGGACCGACAGCCGAGCATCCCGACTCTAAGATGACACCGCGACATGACCCGCTTGAGGAGCAGCCAAccccaggcaggaggaccatgtCAAATTCCTACCCTGATGACAAGCCCGTGCCGCCAGCCCACTGCCGGCAACAGCACCCCGAAACGCGGACACGGCCGCAGCGGATGAGGGACACTCATGGCAGCCAGTAACTCCGGTCGCTGAGCAACCAGTCCAATGCCCTGGTCCCCATTGGCTCCTCAAACACACCCCGTCCCCGCCGCCCAACACCAAGATCTCAACCCCCATTCTCTGCTCCGCCTCCAAGCCCGCGGGAAGGGACCGAAGCTCCACATCAGGCCGCCGGTTCTCCATTAGACCCGGCCCGCACTCGCCACCCAAGGTTGCCTGAAGGACCATCAGACCAACCAAGGCCCTCTGCGCCGTTCCCCTTAGGGCTCGACACCCACGAAGCACGCAAGTTGCTGCAGGAGTGGGCCATCCAGAGCGTCATTGCCCACTGCAAGAGGTCTCACCAGCACATCCGTCGTCTGCTATCCTAACCTCCAGCGAGGCCCCGTCTGAGCCCTCGACAAAGATATCGGCCACACCGTCGTCATCTCGAGCTCGACTCTGTCCAATCCAAAGGGAGACTGAAAACATATGGACCCCATCCGCACCTGTCAAAACCTTCAACTCGCGTGGGCCTACAACGCCGCGACTAAGCCACCTTGAGGGCGGCTCCGTCTCGCTCCTGGCTCGGCCTCGATGGCTACCCTTGTTACTCACGTGATTTTACATTCCAGTTAGCTAAGGATTAGCAAAACCAAACTTATATAGACACATTGATAACACATTCTTCACAATACTAAATTGAAGCGCTGCCAACAAAGATAAGGAGATACAAAAATGAAACATTATTACTAAGATTTCTTAATCATTGTGCACACATGAATCCTTGAGGGAAATCGACCTCTTAGTTCATCCATCCTCATGTACAAATCAAAGAAACACACATGCATGCCCTCGATCGGTCTCTACACGGTTCATCCCTGAGGAAATTTCCATTAAATTCGCCGGTCGGTCGTGTATATTTATGCGACGCTGAAGGATCCTGCGGCGTTCTCGACGAACTTCTTGGCGCCCTTGAACCACCTCTTGTCTCCGGCTTGCGCCTTGCAGACGTAGAGCTTGCCGTCGGCGACGGTGGCGGTGATGAGCTGGTGCTTCCCTCCCTCGTCTCCGTCCGCGGTCCTCGTGAGCACCGTTATGCTGTAGTACTGCTTACCGTCCACCACCGGCGCCGAGCTCTCCAGCACGTTCGCCGTCGCCACAGCGTCTGACTCGAACCCACCCTGCATCCCCGCATCGTCAGCACACTTGGGGAATGCATGCAGGtgcgacaaagaagaagaagaagaaaaagaaaggaaggaaGGAGTTATTAGACCTCGGAGTCGGTCTTGCCACCGTAGGACTGCTGGCCGAGGAGGAAGCCGACCTGGGAGAGGAACTCCTCAGGGGAACCGTAGTCGGTGATGGTCTTCTTGGTGGTCGGGTTGATTATAACGGAGAGGTTGCTGGTGGCGTCGAAGTTGTCCTCGTAGCGGAGCACCTGCCCAGGGAACTCACGCTCCTTGCTGGGGTTCCACTTGGCCGGGATCATCAGTTTGAACCCCTCCCCGCTGTATGCCACGAAGTCCGTGTTCTTCTTCGCCTTGCCGAACACGTTCGCTGCAACATATTCATTCGCGAAGTCACTCATCCGAAACCAAACCCTACAGTCGCTGTCGCTCACATACACGGCCACTACCTCGTACCTGCTTCTCCGTAGGCGGCAGCGGCGGGGGAGACcttgacggcgacggcggcggcaccggCGAGGAGGGACAGCGCGGCGCGCCGGCTGGTGACGACGGCAGCGTCAGGTGCAGCCTCGTCGTTCTTCTGCGCCTTGCAGACGAACAGCTGGGTGCGCCCGACGGCGGGCGCAGGGCGCGCCGAGGCGGCCAGGCGCGCGGTGGACTGgtggaggaagcaggaggtggacgcCATTGCTCGCTGCTGTTTAGCTTAGCTTAGGTAGGACTGTGCGTGAGTGCGCGTGGGTATGGTGTGTGTCGCGTTAACTAAGGTGATCGGTGGGGTCCGGAGGCGCGAGAGTACTTGTGGTCTGTGTGTGGATGGAGTTGGGATGAGGCGCGATACCATCGGATAAGGCCCCGCGCCGCGCCATTGGGCCACGTCGGATCGCGGTGCACCCGGTCATTCGTCCCCTCGCGGCTTCTGGCGACCGCGACCGCGACCGTAATTTCTCGATCCGCATCGAATGATCCCTGCCTGTCACACACTGGCACCCGGCCCAGTGGTTGTACGAATATGTCAGTGCCTTCAAGAGTTCTTGTGCTGTGTGTAGAGTATAGCACAAAAGAGTTGCGACGTAATCCCAGCAGATCAAATCAAAGATTAGCATTTTGGCTTAAGTAAAATGCATCGGATATCATTAAATTTGCCAGGAAGTACTCACCTTCATCACTGTACTCAAGAATATAATCAGTACAGTTACTAAATACAACAAGACATGAATGTACGGTCACAATGCAGGGAATAACGCTCGTACTAGTCATTGTTGACCAATCCACGACTCCACTCGGTGTTAAGTGAAATGACCcactatgtatgtgtgtgtgttttttttttgcaaaatggcTTGGTCACCTCTCTTCAAAAATTCCTATCCCCCAAATCCCTAACTTCTCATCTGACGACCCCAAATCCCTAACTCTCCGTCGATGACATGAGCCTTTCCATCTGTTGTTGGCCTACTCTCCATCGCCAACCGTCGTATTCCTGCTCGCCATCGCCCACCTTCATGGTCGTCGTCGCCATGTCAAGTAGCTTTGTTCGGTCAATTCTCGGCGACCGAGTTGTGGTGATGTGGCTCATTACATGCCCTGATTGCTAGACTTCGGTGAAAGTTCTACATCTCAAGCATCGAGAAACATGACAAATTAGTCTTCAATAGGTGTGTGAATCGCAGTGTAAGCCCCCAGCGATGTTCGTTGTTAATTTTGATGGAATTTGACCCATGCTTTATGGAAAATTTGACACTTTTTTTATCTATTTGGTTTACATGATAGGTGTACTTTATGGCAACGATCGAGAATTGGATTATGTGGGTTATCTTGTTGATCGTCGGATCTTCATTGGTAATGACGTGGTAGATGC is a window encoding:
- the LOC123044987 gene encoding oxygen-evolving enhancer protein 2, chloroplastic-like — encoded protein: MASTSCFLHQSTARLAASARPAPAVGRTQLFVCKAQKNDEAAPDAAVVTSRRAALSLLAGAAAVAVKVSPAAAAYGEAANVFGKAKKNTDFVAYSGEGFKLMIPAKWNPSKEREFPGQVLRYEDNFDATSNLSVIINPTTKKTITDYGSPEEFLSQVGFLLGQQSYGGKTDSEGGFESDAVATANVLESSAPVVDGKQYYSITVLTRTADGDEGGKHQLITATVADGKLYVCKAQAGDKRWFKGAKKFVENAAGSFSVA